A window of the Equus przewalskii isolate Varuska chromosome 10, EquPr2, whole genome shotgun sequence genome harbors these coding sequences:
- the ATPAF2 gene encoding ATP synthase mitochondrial F1 complex assembly factor 2 isoform X6 gives MLIDRGCAHEARGSDGAPLVSCGRWRRPGVAEASGGGGDRFPYSPSVRLGDPFTLCFLLSGFAPVVLPGAMWRSCLRLWDEGRRLLNRPRGGLIASVGPGPNPRLQARAYAPLTERKRFYQNVSITQGEGGFEINLDHRKLKTPQAKLFTVPSEALAIAVATEWDSQQDTIKFYTMHLTTLCNTSLDNPTQRNKDQLIRAAVKFLDTDTICYRVEEPETLVELQKNEWDPVIEWAEKRYGVEIGSSTSIMGPSIPARTQEVLISHLASYNMWALQGIEFVVTQLKSMVLTLGLIDLRLTVEQAVLLSRLEEEYQIQKWGNIEWAHDYELQELRARTAAGALFVHLCSESTTVKHKLLRE, from the exons ATGCTGATTGACCGGGGGTGTGCGCACGAGGCGCGCGGGAGCGACGGCGCGCCGTTGGTGTCATGCGGAAGATGGCGGCGTCCAGGGGTGGCTGAGGCTTCTGGGGGAGGCGGTGACAGGTTTCCGTACAGCCCGAGCGTGCGGCTTGGGGATCCCTTCACTCTGTGTTTCCTGCTCTCAGGTTTCGCGCCGGTCGTCCTTCCAGGCGCGATGTGGAGGAGCTGCCTCCGGCTGTGGGACGAGGGGCGCCGCCTCCTGAACCGGCCCCGGGGTGGCCTCATCGCCTCCGTGGGGCCGGGGCCAAACCCCCGCTTGCAAGCCCGGGCATACGCCCCCCTGACAG AAAGGAAGAGGTTTTATCAGAATGTCAGCatcacacagggagaag GTGGCTTTGAGATAAACTTGGACCACAGAAAGCTGAAAACTCCCCAAGCCAAGCTCTTTACTGTTCCCAGCGAGGCCCTGGCCATCGCAGTGGCCACTGAATGGGACTCCCAACAGGACACCATCAAGTTCTACACTATGCACCTG ACCACACTGTGCAACACGTCTTTAGACAACCCAACCCAGCGAAACAAGGACCAGCTGATCCGAGCAGCTGTGAAGTTTCTGGACACCGACACCATCTG CTACAGGGTGGAAGAGCCAGAGACATTAGTGGAACTTCAAAAGAACGAGTGGGACCCGGTCATAGAATGGGCCGAGAAGAG ATACGGCGTGGAGATTGGCTCCTCCACCAGCATAATGGGGCCCAGCATTCCAGCCAGGACTCAGGAGGTGCTCATCAGCCACCTGGCGTCTTATAACATGTGGGCCCTACAAG GGATTGAGTTTGTAGTGACCCAGCTCAAGTCCATGGTGCTGACCTTGGGCCTGATTGACCTGCGCCTGACCGTGGAGCAGGCTGTGTTGCTGTCACGCCTGGAGGAGGAGTACCAG ATCCAGAAGTGGGGCAACATTGAGTGGGCCCACGACTATGAGCTGCAGGAGCTGCGGGCACGCACGGCTGCTGGCGCCCTCTTCGTCCACCTCTGCTCCGAGAGCACCACAGTCAAGCACAAGCTCCTGCGGGAGTGA
- the ATPAF2 gene encoding ATP synthase mitochondrial F1 complex assembly factor 2 isoform X3: MWRSCLRLWDEGRRLLNRPRGGLIASVGPGPNPRLQARAYAPLTGPGTEGAWNPGSLASRPLSLQVSWPSLLLPYHLGGGLREERKRFYQNVSITQGEGGFEINLDHRKLKTPQAKLFTVPSEALAIAVATEWDSQQDTIKFYTMHLTTLCNTSLDNPTQRNKDQLIRAAVKFLDTDTICYRVEEPETLVELQKNEWDPVIEWAEKRYGVEIGSSTSIMGPSIPARTQEVLISHLASYNMWALQGIEFVVTQLKSMVLTLGLIDLRLTVEQAVLLSRLEEEYQIQKWGNIEWAHDYELQELRARTAAGALFVHLCSESTTVKHKLLRE, from the exons ATGTGGAGGAGCTGCCTCCGGCTGTGGGACGAGGGGCGCCGCCTCCTGAACCGGCCCCGGGGTGGCCTCATCGCCTCCGTGGGGCCGGGGCCAAACCCCCGCTTGCAAGCCCGGGCATACGCCCCCCTGACAG GACCCGGCACAGAAGGGGCCTGGAACCCCGGCAGTCTTGCATCTCGGCCACTTTCTCTGCAGGTTTCCTGGCCCTCCCTCCTACTGCCCTATCACCTAGGAGGAGGCCTACGAGAAG AAAGGAAGAGGTTTTATCAGAATGTCAGCatcacacagggagaag GTGGCTTTGAGATAAACTTGGACCACAGAAAGCTGAAAACTCCCCAAGCCAAGCTCTTTACTGTTCCCAGCGAGGCCCTGGCCATCGCAGTGGCCACTGAATGGGACTCCCAACAGGACACCATCAAGTTCTACACTATGCACCTG ACCACACTGTGCAACACGTCTTTAGACAACCCAACCCAGCGAAACAAGGACCAGCTGATCCGAGCAGCTGTGAAGTTTCTGGACACCGACACCATCTG CTACAGGGTGGAAGAGCCAGAGACATTAGTGGAACTTCAAAAGAACGAGTGGGACCCGGTCATAGAATGGGCCGAGAAGAG ATACGGCGTGGAGATTGGCTCCTCCACCAGCATAATGGGGCCCAGCATTCCAGCCAGGACTCAGGAGGTGCTCATCAGCCACCTGGCGTCTTATAACATGTGGGCCCTACAAG GGATTGAGTTTGTAGTGACCCAGCTCAAGTCCATGGTGCTGACCTTGGGCCTGATTGACCTGCGCCTGACCGTGGAGCAGGCTGTGTTGCTGTCACGCCTGGAGGAGGAGTACCAG ATCCAGAAGTGGGGCAACATTGAGTGGGCCCACGACTATGAGCTGCAGGAGCTGCGGGCACGCACGGCTGCTGGCGCCCTCTTCGTCCACCTCTGCTCCGAGAGCACCACAGTCAAGCACAAGCTCCTGCGGGAGTGA
- the ATPAF2 gene encoding ATP synthase mitochondrial F1 complex assembly factor 2 isoform X1, with product MWRSCLRLWDEGRRLLNRPRGGLIASVGPGPNPRLQARAYAPLTGPGTEGAWNPGSLASRPLSLQVSWPSLLLPYHLGGGLREERKRFYQNVSITQGEGGFEINLDHRKLKTPQAKLFTVPSEALAIAVATEWDSQQDTIKFYTMHLTTLCNTSLDNPTQRNKDQLIRAAVKFLDTDTICYRVEEPETLVELQKNEWDPVIEWAEKRPFPFRYGVEIGSSTSIMGPSIPARTQEVLISHLASYNMWALQGIEFVVTQLKSMVLTLGLIDLRLTVEQAVLLSRLEEEYQIQKWGNIEWAHDYELQELRARTAAGALFVHLCSESTTVKHKLLRE from the exons ATGTGGAGGAGCTGCCTCCGGCTGTGGGACGAGGGGCGCCGCCTCCTGAACCGGCCCCGGGGTGGCCTCATCGCCTCCGTGGGGCCGGGGCCAAACCCCCGCTTGCAAGCCCGGGCATACGCCCCCCTGACAG GACCCGGCACAGAAGGGGCCTGGAACCCCGGCAGTCTTGCATCTCGGCCACTTTCTCTGCAGGTTTCCTGGCCCTCCCTCCTACTGCCCTATCACCTAGGAGGAGGCCTACGAGAAG AAAGGAAGAGGTTTTATCAGAATGTCAGCatcacacagggagaag GTGGCTTTGAGATAAACTTGGACCACAGAAAGCTGAAAACTCCCCAAGCCAAGCTCTTTACTGTTCCCAGCGAGGCCCTGGCCATCGCAGTGGCCACTGAATGGGACTCCCAACAGGACACCATCAAGTTCTACACTATGCACCTG ACCACACTGTGCAACACGTCTTTAGACAACCCAACCCAGCGAAACAAGGACCAGCTGATCCGAGCAGCTGTGAAGTTTCTGGACACCGACACCATCTG CTACAGGGTGGAAGAGCCAGAGACATTAGTGGAACTTCAAAAGAACGAGTGGGACCCGGTCATAGAATGGGCCGAGAAGAG GCCTTTTCCTTTCAGATACGGCGTGGAGATTGGCTCCTCCACCAGCATAATGGGGCCCAGCATTCCAGCCAGGACTCAGGAGGTGCTCATCAGCCACCTGGCGTCTTATAACATGTGGGCCCTACAAG GGATTGAGTTTGTAGTGACCCAGCTCAAGTCCATGGTGCTGACCTTGGGCCTGATTGACCTGCGCCTGACCGTGGAGCAGGCTGTGTTGCTGTCACGCCTGGAGGAGGAGTACCAG ATCCAGAAGTGGGGCAACATTGAGTGGGCCCACGACTATGAGCTGCAGGAGCTGCGGGCACGCACGGCTGCTGGCGCCCTCTTCGTCCACCTCTGCTCCGAGAGCACCACAGTCAAGCACAAGCTCCTGCGGGAGTGA
- the ATPAF2 gene encoding ATP synthase mitochondrial F1 complex assembly factor 2 isoform X4: MWRSCLRLWDEGRRLLNRPRGGLIASVGPGPNPRLQARAYAPLTERKRFYQNVSITQGEGGFEINLDHRKLKTPQAKLFTVPSEALAIAVATEWDSQQDTIKFYTMHLTTLCNTSLDNPTQRNKDQLIRAAVKFLDTDTICYRVEEPETLVELQKNEWDPVIEWAEKRPFPFRYGVEIGSSTSIMGPSIPARTQEVLISHLASYNMWALQGIEFVVTQLKSMVLTLGLIDLRLTVEQAVLLSRLEEEYQIQKWGNIEWAHDYELQELRARTAAGALFVHLCSESTTVKHKLLRE; this comes from the exons ATGTGGAGGAGCTGCCTCCGGCTGTGGGACGAGGGGCGCCGCCTCCTGAACCGGCCCCGGGGTGGCCTCATCGCCTCCGTGGGGCCGGGGCCAAACCCCCGCTTGCAAGCCCGGGCATACGCCCCCCTGACAG AAAGGAAGAGGTTTTATCAGAATGTCAGCatcacacagggagaag GTGGCTTTGAGATAAACTTGGACCACAGAAAGCTGAAAACTCCCCAAGCCAAGCTCTTTACTGTTCCCAGCGAGGCCCTGGCCATCGCAGTGGCCACTGAATGGGACTCCCAACAGGACACCATCAAGTTCTACACTATGCACCTG ACCACACTGTGCAACACGTCTTTAGACAACCCAACCCAGCGAAACAAGGACCAGCTGATCCGAGCAGCTGTGAAGTTTCTGGACACCGACACCATCTG CTACAGGGTGGAAGAGCCAGAGACATTAGTGGAACTTCAAAAGAACGAGTGGGACCCGGTCATAGAATGGGCCGAGAAGAG GCCTTTTCCTTTCAGATACGGCGTGGAGATTGGCTCCTCCACCAGCATAATGGGGCCCAGCATTCCAGCCAGGACTCAGGAGGTGCTCATCAGCCACCTGGCGTCTTATAACATGTGGGCCCTACAAG GGATTGAGTTTGTAGTGACCCAGCTCAAGTCCATGGTGCTGACCTTGGGCCTGATTGACCTGCGCCTGACCGTGGAGCAGGCTGTGTTGCTGTCACGCCTGGAGGAGGAGTACCAG ATCCAGAAGTGGGGCAACATTGAGTGGGCCCACGACTATGAGCTGCAGGAGCTGCGGGCACGCACGGCTGCTGGCGCCCTCTTCGTCCACCTCTGCTCCGAGAGCACCACAGTCAAGCACAAGCTCCTGCGGGAGTGA